The following DNA comes from Deltaproteobacteria bacterium.
CAGCTCGTCGTCGTCTGTCGGGGCGAGCGTCGGGTAAGCAGCCTGTTAGTTCGTCAGCTGGGGTGGAGACGGAGGCAGCCCGCCCCTTGGAGTAGATTGAGCAGACGATCGCGGCCCTCCTGCTCGCTCTCGCACGGCACCACGCAGGCGTCGTGGAAGGCACCGCCCAGCCACTGCTGGCGGTAGCACTCCTTCAGGAACGCCTCCTCACGCATCGTCCCGCAGGCTGTGGGCTCCCATCTTCGTCCGTGCGAGTCCCAGAGGACCTTGTCCCGGTTGCAGAGCTCGATCATGTGCATGCCGCAGAGTGTGCTGCACGAGTACGGCTGCTCGGGCGCGGGCGCCGGGGTACCCGAGCTGCCGCCAGCGGAGCTACCGGCGTCGGCCGCCGAGTCGGGGGCCGACGTCTCGGGCAGCTCGGACGCCTCGCCCCGCTTGAGGCCGTGCGCCGCGTCGTCGTCCACGCGCCTCACGCGGCGCTTCGCGGCTTCGCGGATCATGGCGAGTGCCGCCGTCCGGACCGCCCGTCCGGCTGGTGCCGACGTCAGGCCCGCGTCGGCGAGTGCGAGCGCCACGAACGGACAGCCCGAGGCGACCAGCCGCCGCGCAACGGTATCCCACTCTGGCGACCGAAACGGCGGGACATCCTGCAGCGCCTCGGAAGCGAGCGCCGCGATGTCGGGACGCGGTGTCAGCGCGGAAGGCTCGACCTGCGTGACGGTGCGCGCAACGGGAATGGGCCGCGAGCCGCGCCGGCCGGGGAAGAGCAACACGTCCACCGAGCCCCTGGTCGTCGCTTCGCGCGCGGTTCCCGTCGCGGCGAGCCCGACGGCGCGGAAGCCCCGGGCGAGCGGCCCGAGCTCCGCCGTCTCCGTCGCGGTCGCCGGGCGCGAACGCTCGACGTAGTCGAGGGACACGCGGTACACGGCGTCCACTTGGCGCGTGATCGCGGTCAGCACGCCCGTCCCGGTCGCGCACCGGGGCTCCCGCCATTCGTACCCGGCAATGGACGGGTTCTCCCTGATCAGCCGGGCCGCCAGGTCCTTCACCGCCGCATCGCGCGCCGAGACCGGCGCGTCGAGGAGGACGACGCGGCGCCGGCTCGCCCGCTGCAACGCCTCCGCGACCCGCTGGCGCACCCCCGCGCGCGCGAACGCCGCGCCAGTGGTGATGAGGCCGACGGGGCGCGCGGAGGTGTCGGGTCCGGGCGCGAAGGGCTGGAAGCCCGAGCGCCAGCCGCACGCGCCGGCGAGGGCAACGACGAGCAGCGACAGCAGCGACAATCGTGACGGGCTATGCATTCTCGCCCTGGAGAGCCGACCACGTGGCAAGAACCATGCCCGGTGCCTCCCGGTCGTTCAGACTCGGAGCGGAAGAATCCGCCCGTCCGCCGGCGCGAATGCCTCGTCACGCGCATGGCGTAATGACAAGAAGATGACGGTGCCGGGGCCCTCTACGGCACTGCCTGCAGGAGCCCCCCGGCATGCTCGTTGCTGCCTAGTCCGGCTCCGTGCGGATCCGTCCCCTCCCTCCTCTCGGCTTTGGGGCCCGCCTCGGGCTCGCCACCTCCGCGCTCGTCGTGCTCGTGTGCATCGTCCAGAGCTGGATCCTGGCGCAGCGCGGCCTCGACCACCTCCGCCAGCACCTCATCGAGACCGGTCGCAACGCGAGCGCGCAGCTCGCGAACGAGGTCGGCGCCACGATCCTCACCGGCCGCGTCGACCGTCTCCGCGAGCTGGCCGACCAGGCCCGAACGCGCAGCGGTGTGCGCTACGCCCGCTTCTTCGACCGGCACGGGTTGCTCCTCGTCTCGACCGGGAACCCGCCGACCGGTGCGACGCCGGCGGCGGCCGCCGCGCCGGCCGGTCCCATTCCGGTGGGTGCCGATTTCTGGGAGTTCCAGGCGCCGATCCTCGTGGCCGAGCCACGCGCGCGTCAGCTCCACGCGCCGGCGGCGCTCGTCGCGGGCGGGCGGGCCGGGACGGTCGCCGTTGGCATCTCGCTCGAGTCGCTGCAGGCGCTGCAGCACCGCACCGTCACCACCGCCGCCCTCTTCACCGTACTCTTCACCCTGGTCGCCGTCCTGGCGGCGGTCCTGCTCACGCGCGCCATCAGCCGACCGCTCACGGCCCTCGCCTCCGCGGCTGATGCGATTGCGCGCGGCGACCTCCACGCCAAGGTGGAAGTGCCGACGCACGACGAGATCGGCCGCCTGGCCCAGTCGTTCAACGCGATGGTCGAGAGCCTGACCCGCAGTCGGGCTGCGCTGGAGGAGAAGGTCGTGGAGCTGGAGCGGGCGAACCGGCTCAAGTCCGAGTTCCTCGCCACGATCTCGCACGAGCTGCGCACGCCACTGAACGTCATCATCGGCTACGTCGAGATGCTGACCGACGGGACGGGCGGGCACCTCGACGAGGAGCAGGCGAAGATGATCGCCGCCATCGAGCGCTACTCACGGGTACAGCTCGAGCTGATCACCAGCGTGCTCGACTTTGCGCGTCTCAGCTCCGGCCAGATATCGTTCCACGTCGAGCGCTTCGCCCTGGCCCCGCTGCTCACCGAGATCCAGACCCTCCGCACGGGCCGGCTCGGCAACCCGCGCCTCGGCCTCACCGTCACGGTCGAGCCGGACCTCCCCATGTTCGAGACCGACCGCGTGAAGCTGCGGGAGATCGTTCACAACCTGGTCGACAACGCGGTCAAGTTCACGGAGGCGGGAAGGGTCGCCGTGGTGGCGCACGCGGGAAAAGGCCCCGGTTGGGTCGTGATCGAGGTCAGTGACACCGGCCCCGGCATCCCGGCCGAGGACCTGGATACTGTCTTCGACGCCTTCCACCAGGTCGGCGAGAGCAGCACCCGCCGCACCGGCGGTGTCGGGCTCGGGCTGAGCATCGTGAAGCAGCTCGTGACCGCGCTCGGCGGGACGGTCTCCGTGACCAGCCGAATCGGAGAGGGCTCTGCGTTCCGGATCGACGTCCCTTGCCGCCTTCGAGCGGCGGGCGCTCCCGCCCCCGAGACCGTGCCGGCCGGGGTCGTGGCCCTCGACGAGGTCACGCGCTACGTGGCGAGGTTGCCGCGGCGCAGGCGCGTGTCCGGGACGCTCGCAGCGCGTTCCGCCGCGAAGTAGCGCTTCAGCGGCGCCTGCGCACCTCGTCCCGTGCTCCCCGGCGTCGGCGAGAGCTAGACGAACTCCGCGACCGCCGCCAGGCGCTCGACCCATTCGCTCGGGATCAGGGTCAGCTCCCCGCCGAACTGCTTGCAGTAGAGGAGTATCTTCGCCGTCTCCTCGAGCATCATGGCGCGCGTCGCGGCGTCGCGCATGGTCTTCCCGACAGTCATCAGCCCATGGCACTGGAGGATCGTCCCGCGGCTCGCCCGGAGCGCCTCGCCGACCGCGTCGGCCAGCTCCTTCGAGCCGGGCATGTACCAGGGCACGATCTTCGTGTCCGCGAGGAAGATCGCGTCGGTGTTGATCGGCGGGAAGGACTGGTTCGTGATGCCGAAGGCGGTGGCGACGGGCGCGTGGGTGTGGACGGCCGCCGTCGCGTCCGGACGCGCCTGGTAGGAGGCCCAGTGCATCTGGTACTCGACCGAGGGCTGCCTCGTGCCCTCGCAGACCGTCCCGTCGGGCTTGATGCAGACCAGGTCCTCGAGCGTGAGGCCGCCCTTGTACATGCGGCTCGGCGTGATCCAGTAGAGCTCGGGGTCGGCCGCGCGTGCGCTCACGTTGCCGCCGGTCGGCGTGAGGAGCCCCATCGCGAACAGCTCGTTCGTGATCTGGATGATCTGCTCCTTCGCCTCGGCATCGGTGCGCATCGCGGCCCTCAGCCGCCGCCACGCAGGACGCGGCCGGGGCGGCGGCCGGCCGGCGCGCCGTCCGCGACCACGGGCACGCCGTTGACGAACACGTCGACGATCCCCTCGGCGCGTTGGAGGAGACGCCGCTGGCCGCGCGGCAGGTCGTACACCATCTCGGTGGGACGCATTGCGACGCGCGCGGGATCGAAGAGCACCAGGTCCGCCGCGTAGCCGGGCGCGAGCCGACCCCGGCCGCGGAGCCCGTAGCGCTCGGCCGGCACGGAGGTGACCAGGCGCACCGCCTCCTCGAGCGCGAGCGCGCCCAGCTCCCGCACCCAGTGGCCGAGGAGGTAGGTGGTGAAGCCCTGGTCGCAGAGCGTGTCGACGTGCGCGCCCGCGTCGGAGAGCGCGAGGAGGCCGGCGGGATGCCGGATCAGCTCGGCGACGGCTCGCTCGTCGTGGTTCATCAGGACCACACCCCATTGCGTCGCGAGGTCGTCCTCGAGCACGAGGGCGCAGAAGGCGTCGAGCGGCGTCCGGCCCTGGGCGGCCGCGATCTCGGCGACGCTGCGGTCCTGCCAGTGCCGCAGGCCCTCGCTCGCGGCCAGACGGAGGACGAGGCGGTCCCAGCCCTGCGCGAGCGCGGCCACGAAGCCGGTCTGCCGGCCGAGCTCTGCCCGGAACTCGGCGTCGGCGAAGAGTCGTCGCCGCTCGTCGCGCGATTTCGCCATGATGGGCCGCCAGAACGGATTCTGCTCGAGGTAGAAGGCGGGCTCGGTGAAGTCGAAGCGCACCTCGAGGGGGCGGCAGCCGACCTGGGGTACGACCTGGACGCCCCCTGCCTGGAACTCGGCCGACTCCTCGATGATCTTCCGTGCGCTCCCGGGCGCGAACGGGTTGTCGAGGAGCGGCGCCCACGACACTACCGTCCCGCTCGCGCGCGCCAGCTCGGCGAAGAAACGCTGCTCCTCGGCCTTGTCGGCGGGAGGTCCGATGGTCGTCCGCGGCGCGATCTCGATCACGCCGCGCCCCAGGTCCGCCAGCGCGCGAGCCAGCGCCAGGAGCTCCGCCTCGTCCGCGAGCCGGCTCGGCGCCGGCGTCCCGTCGCCGAAGAAGTGCGTCGGCGAGAGCGAGGTCGACCAGCCGATGGCGCCCGCGGCCATGCCGTCGCGGACGAGGGCCGCCATCTGCGCACACTCCTCGGCGGTCGCCGGGCGCTCGACCGCGGCCCGGCCCATGACGCGGTAGCGGACCGCCGAGTGGCCGATGAAGGCCGCGACGTTCGGCCCCACGCCCCGCCGCTCGAGCGCACCCAGGTAGCCCGCGAAGTCCTCCCACGCCCACGCGATGCCCGCGCGCAGCGTCTCGATCGGCATGCCCTCGACGAAGAGGAGGAGCTGCATGAGCGTCTCGCGGTCGGCCTCGCGGCAGGGCGCGATGGTGAAGCCGCAGTTGCCCATGACGACGGTCGTGACGCCGTGCCACGGCGAGGGGCTCGCCTGCGGGTCCCAGAAGAGCTGGCAGTCGTAGTGGGTGTGGACGTCGATGAATCCGGGCGCGAGGGCGAGGCCGGCGCCGTCGATCTCGCGCGCGCCGCGCTCACCGACGTGCCCGACGGCCGCTATGCGGTCACCGGCGACGGCGAGGTCGCCGCGGGCGGCCTCGTGGCCGCTGCCGTCGCAGAGGAGCGCGCCCCGGACGACGAGGTCGGCCATCCAGACTTCTTGTAGCGGGTCGGGGCCCCTGCCGCCAAGGGCGCGGGGTTGCCGTCCCGGGCCGCGGCGTCAGCGGTGCGGCTTCTTCCGCGTCGGGGCCGGAGTCTCCGGCCGCCCGCCTTCGAAGTAGCCCCACGGGAACTCGGGGTTCAGGATCGGTCGGTAGTCCGCGGGGACCGGGAAGGGCGCCGAGACGAACTCCCACACGCCCACCAGGGTGCGCGGGATGATCATGCCGAGACCCTTAGCGAAGCCCAGCGGGATGCCCTCCCCGTAGCCGCGCGCGCGGCTCTCGGCCACGATGTTGCCCGGCACTTCCAGGACCGAGGTCGTCATGCCGGCGAGCCCACGCCCGAACTTGCGGGTGGCGGTCTGTGCCCCGGCGGGCGAGGCGAGGAGAAGAACAAGCGCTGCGAGGGTGAGCGAGCGTGCCATGGTGAGCGCCCTCCTAGAGCTTCGCGAGCATCGACTCGGCGCTGCACACGTTGAGCCCGGGCCCGGGCTCGACGTGGAGCTGCTCGACCCTGCCGTCCTTCACCACCATGCCGTAGCGCTGGGAACGTTTGCCCATGCCGAAGCCGCTCGCGTCGAGCTCGAGGCCCATCGCGCGGGCGAACTCCCCGTTGCCGTCGGCCAGCATGCGGACCTTGCCCGCCGCTCCCGACGACTTCCCCCACGCGTCCATGACGAAGACGTCGTTCACCGCCACGCACACGATGTCGTCCACGCCCCTGGCGCGGATCTTCGCCGCCTCGGCGACGAAGCCGGGCAGGTGCTTCATGGAGCAGGTGGGCGTGAAGGCGCCCGGCACGGCGAAGAGGACGACCCTCTTGCCCTTGAAGACCTCGCCCAGCGCGACGTCCTTCGGACTTCCGTCCTTCATCTCCTTGAGCTTCAGGTCGAGCGGGAGTGTGTCGCCAACCTTGACCGCCATGTCGCCTCCTTGGAGGAATGGTGATACGGGCCCTCTATGTAGCGGTCGGCGGCAGCGGCGGCAACGGGCCCGGGCGCCCTTGACGCCGCGCGCGCGGACGGGCACTTATGCCCCCCGAGTCGGCCGAGACCGACCAGAGGAGGAGTCCATGGGTGCGAGAGGCCTATTGATGCTCGGCGCGCTGCTGGCGGCGGCAGGGTGCGGCTCGGCACCCGCCCCGACCCCGAGCGAGAACACCGATACCGAGCAGCTTGTCAAGTACTACCGCAAGAAGAACAACCTGCCGCCCAGTGCCAAGCTGGCGGTGACGGGGCTCCACGACTCGAGCATCAAGGGCGCCAGGGAAGGGACGCTCGAGATCGGCGAGGGGGCGGGCGCGCAGAAGATCACCTTCGTCACGTCGCCCGACGGCCACTTCGTGGCCTTCGGCACGGTCGAGGACGTGACCGTCGATCCCGCGAAGGCCATCATGGCCAAGATCGACCTGAAGGACCAACCGGTCAAGGGCCCGGCCGACGCCAAGGTGACCATCGTCGAGTACTCCGACTTCCAGTGCCCGTTCTGCAGCAGGGGCTACGCCACGATCGAGAACGAGGTCTTGAAGCAGTACGGCGACAAGGTCCGCTTCTACTACAAGAGCTACCCCCTGCCCTTCCATCCCTGGGCCAAGCCCGGCGCCGTCGCCGCCGAGTGCGCGAAGCAGCAGAGCCCGGAGGCTTTCTGGAAGGTCTACAAGGGCTTCTTCGAGAACCAGGGGCAGATCAGCAAGGACAACGTCAAGGACAAGGCCACCGAGTACCTCGCCGACACCGGCATCGACATGACCAAGTGGGCCGACTGCTTCGACAACCAGAAGAGCGCCCCCGCGGTGGACGCGCAGATGCAGGAGGGCAGCTCGGTCGGCGTGCGGGGCACCCCCGGCTTCATCATCAACGGCCGCCTGGTGTCGGGGGCGCAGCCCTTCGACAGCTTCAAGAACGTCATCGAGGACGAGCTCGCGTCGGCGAAGTGAGCGCTGGACGCGCGTCGCCCGGGCGGCCTGCGCTGCCCCGGCGGCCCGTCCGCCCGAGCGCGCGGTCCGCGACCCGCCCTCAGCGGGAGATCACCATCTGCGAGGTACTGGCGAGCGTGATGCTCGTCGGAACCATCGGGAAGAGCACGCTCGGGGCCCACTGGCTCTGCACCTTCACCGCCACGCTGCCGCCGGGGTCATTGTTGGGATTCCACGTCACCGTGACGTCGACCGGGATGCCGACGATCCTGTTCTTGACGAAGGTTTTGATGTCGTCCGCAGTGGCCACCTGGCCGCTGGCGGACCCGCGTACCACCGCCCAGCGCACTCCGTCCCTGGCGCTCGAGGACACCATGTTGTACGCGAAGATCAATCGACCGGCGTCGATGATCCCGAACGTCAGGAACAGAAGCAGCACCAGGACGACCGCCAGCTCCGCCAGCGACTGGCCGGCTTGCGCCCTCTCGAGACGTTGCCGTGCGTTACCGTTCGCCATCACTGCACCCGGATGATCGCCCGCCGGTTGATGTCGGTCGTCTTGGGGATCCCCGGGTAGGGGAAGAGCGTCGTGAACACCTTGTCGACGGTCACCTGGACGAACACCTGCGGCGCATCCAACGGGCAACTGTTGAGACAGGCCGACCCGGTGGCGCACAGATCGGCATTGTCGGCGGGGCAGCTGGCGCAGGAACCCGTCCCATCCGCACACCGGCAATACCGACACGCGGTCACCGTGAGGTTGCTCACATCGCCCAGGGCATCCGTGGCCGCCTGCCGCATGCCGGCGAAGTCGCCGGACTTGGTGTTGTTCTGAGCGCCATACTGCACGCCTGCTCGCGCACCGTGCGAGATCGCGATCGCGGCATAGAAGACGCGGCCAAAATCGAGGACGCCGATGAAGAGCAGGAGCACGATAGGGAGCACCAGCGCCATCTCCGCGACTGACTGACCCCGGCGTCGCCCGGCGTATCGGTCACGGCGGCTCAGGCGCGTTCCCTCGGACCGG
Coding sequences within:
- a CDS encoding HAMP domain-containing protein encodes the protein MRIRPLPPLGFGARLGLATSALVVLVCIVQSWILAQRGLDHLRQHLIETGRNASAQLANEVGATILTGRVDRLRELADQARTRSGVRYARFFDRHGLLLVSTGNPPTGATPAAAAAPAGPIPVGADFWEFQAPILVAEPRARQLHAPAALVAGGRAGTVAVGISLESLQALQHRTVTTAALFTVLFTLVAVLAAVLLTRAISRPLTALASAADAIARGDLHAKVEVPTHDEIGRLAQSFNAMVESLTRSRAALEEKVVELERANRLKSEFLATISHELRTPLNVIIGYVEMLTDGTGGHLDEEQAKMIAAIERYSRVQLELITSVLDFARLSSGQISFHVERFALAPLLTEIQTLRTGRLGNPRLGLTVTVEPDLPMFETDRVKLREIVHNLVDNAVKFTEAGRVAVVAHAGKGPGWVVIEVSDTGPGIPAEDLDTVFDAFHQVGESSTRRTGGVGLGLSIVKQLVTALGGTVSVTSRIGEGSAFRIDVPCRLRAAGAPAPETVPAGVVALDEVTRYVARLPRRRRVSGTLAARSAAK
- a CDS encoding class II aldolase/adducin family protein produces the protein MRTDAEAKEQIIQITNELFAMGLLTPTGGNVSARAADPELYWITPSRMYKGGLTLEDLVCIKPDGTVCEGTRQPSVEYQMHWASYQARPDATAAVHTHAPVATAFGITNQSFPPINTDAIFLADTKIVPWYMPGSKELADAVGEALRASRGTILQCHGLMTVGKTMRDAATRAMMLEETAKILLYCKQFGGELTLIPSEWVERLAAVAEFV
- a CDS encoding exosortase system-associated protein, TIGR04073 family, which translates into the protein MARSLTLAALVLLLASPAGAQTATRKFGRGLAGMTTSVLEVPGNIVAESRARGYGEGIPLGFAKGLGMIIPRTLVGVWEFVSAPFPVPADYRPILNPEFPWGYFEGGRPETPAPTRKKPHR
- a CDS encoding peroxiredoxin, producing MAVKVGDTLPLDLKLKEMKDGSPKDVALGEVFKGKRVVLFAVPGAFTPTCSMKHLPGFVAEAAKIRARGVDDIVCVAVNDVFVMDAWGKSSGAAGKVRMLADGNGEFARAMGLELDASGFGMGKRSQRYGMVVKDGRVEQLHVEPGPGLNVCSAESMLAKL
- a CDS encoding DsbA family protein — encoded protein: MSPPWRNGDTGPLCSGRRQRRQRARAPLTPRARTGTYAPRVGRDRPEEESMGARGLLMLGALLAAAGCGSAPAPTPSENTDTEQLVKYYRKKNNLPPSAKLAVTGLHDSSIKGAREGTLEIGEGAGAQKITFVTSPDGHFVAFGTVEDVTVDPAKAIMAKIDLKDQPVKGPADAKVTIVEYSDFQCPFCSRGYATIENEVLKQYGDKVRFYYKSYPLPFHPWAKPGAVAAECAKQQSPEAFWKVYKGFFENQGQISKDNVKDKATEYLADTGIDMTKWADCFDNQKSAPAVDAQMQEGSSVGVRGTPGFIINGRLVSGAQPFDSFKNVIEDELASAK
- a CDS encoding pilus assembly protein, with the protein product MANGNARQRLERAQAGQSLAELAVVLVLLLFLTFGIIDAGRLIFAYNMVSSSARDGVRWAVVRGSASGQVATADDIKTFVKNRIVGIPVDVTVTWNPNNDPGGSVAVKVQSQWAPSVLFPMVPTSITLASTSQMVISR
- a CDS encoding pilus assembly protein, translated to MPAMGDGTAHRAEGGGGRDRGMRDHRRSVGHGFAEIRSEGTRLSRRDRYAGRRRGQSVAEMALVLPIVLLLFIGVLDFGRVFYAAIAISHGARAGVQYGAQNNTKSGDFAGMRQAATDALGDVSNLTVTACRYCRCADGTGSCASCPADNADLCATGSACLNSCPLDAPQVFVQVTVDKVFTTLFPYPGIPKTTDINRRAIIRVQ